One Tenebrio molitor chromosome 2, icTenMoli1.1, whole genome shotgun sequence genomic region harbors:
- the LOC138123513 gene encoding sperm-specific sodium:proton exchanger-like, with protein sequence MYKLGIFITFSLINKITCDKQAETVNLSLLPEYQNLMFLFGFLFVGCIIISILLRYEVAIPYNAFILFVGFLWGVLANNYTLVMAASSFRRISSEEILAVYVPAMVYSIAFCLDVHIFLKTLPQILIIAIPVAIFTTFAFGMMMKLLVDVTWASTMGLLFGLYCMPINPQRIVHFLRQDTTQTKHIAVLLEGEAVISLVIVDMVDNLILGHLYGLVVNWYQYLCLILRFIVIGLGVGYLLGLFGRYLLRKVYTDHLSVLVIIFALPFFTQAISEVYLSACGAVSVLVVGIMMGMERTAQSKEVNKLLVYIWQVTGIILDIIMCFTAALVTVIDAMPHLPMNQYTTILVSYLLYYVLRFVGFLLFSPIISRLSYGIDFKSVLVCVWGGIKGPYTLELVAQLVTEGLIKNLSTAQIMFVQIVGLYLLSVVINGSITRIMLNILGLTDISTARQINMSNCMRHIFTKRERTIAILKMDRFLADTNWPMVIEVTNMRHPYKLELQSEEDDSFFLGYRFAHCSDCKKDFPQEPTQKEMKDMTREAKMRILKAKKMSYSRQYENGMMSQEAIRILSQAVELAMDTDEAVIELDGLQKRFTKESYINRLIRNRFQVLSKNRVSTVKTPRKYWRRLCHRIVLNKKFDRFMLVIIFCDVFLLIIDMVFHRSLLSRNMLLHGSGVDYFFVITECFFVTFYIIECVMKIMAYSWIHIWYHGVRTYFRSVWNIIDVIVIITTLVDIFYDITDLATKRHNSADDTVYKLRQTVDGLQLLRAIRLFRICEIFYPKLIRYLDTRVDSKMAFTYELGKSYAAGEAEILDMLPHMIDNKVIREEVKQKSEKDKVLVTKLLGLVQKEKPWIAITVKTKQAIRTILNSMREAIYQLRMAGWVDDYEEEKLTNELEELYKTVNGIKSVQPSAPKVIFKEVAWMSGDQPVIDFLFENVTVKKFEPGDVVFGEGQVADGIYIVVTGLFMITYKPEKNVIDSLHEYGRLPIVDYLSCTQYEEPVVDYIVSGNCIGELSTLTGRSYNCVITADAHSQVYVLKDGIIRRAMELSPDPIVGLECRIWKEISIRIAISLLMSVPTYQNFSQDQIKYALERSFMPNLSNFKIFAVTDMIQDIILIEGIAADYNSRESFIAPCCIPRTVQKLILPKSSLMNIPIDVDAKLLIIPEKDVDEYDVMMLAEETCEMIATGSSSKCLQHVIQHRTKNRRRNKTKGLSSATSRMSRPKRMTSLGSSVRTILSTTTTISEPEHGVIYYASKTSDVISLNMRDEEQEKKS encoded by the exons ATGTACAAGCTCGGCATATTCATTACCTTCAGTCTAATTAACAAGATAACTTGCGATAAACAAGCGGAAACAGTCAATCTATCTCTGTTGCCCGAGTACCAAAATTTGATGTTTCTCTTCGGTTTCCTTTTCGTTGGTTGTATTATCATATCTATTCTTCTG AGGTACGAAGTTGCTATTCCTTACAACGCCTTCATTCTTTTCGTTGGATTCTTGTGGGGAGTCTTAGCCAATAATTATACATTGGTTATGGCAGCGTCTAGCTTTAGAAGAATATCTTCGGAAGAGATTTTGGCCGTGTACGTGCCAGCGATGGTTTACAGCATCGCATTCTGTTTGGATGttcatatatttttaaaaactcttCCCCAAATCTTGATCATAGCCATACCCG tGGCTATATTTACCACTTTCGCTTTTGGAATGATGATGAAACTGCTTGTCGACGTGACGTGGGCAAGCACCATGGGGTTGCTCTTCGGGCTTTACTGTATGCCGATCAACCCTCAGAGGATAGTACATTTTCTCAGGCAAGATACGACACAAACCAAGCACATCGCAGTTCTTCTAGAGGGGGAAGCTGTCATCAGCCTTGTCATCGTGGACATGGTTGATAACTTAATATTGGGCCATTTATATGGTCTTGTGGTCAATTGGTACCAGTACTTATGCTTGATATTACGTTTTATCGTAATAG GATTGGGTGTTGGTTATCTCCTAGGACTATTTGGACGCTACCTGCTAAGAAAAGTCTACACAGACCACCTTAGTGTCCTCGTTATAATCTTCGCATTGCCATTTTTCACTCAGGCTATTTCGGAAGTTTACCTTTCTGCGTGTGGAGCCGTATCGGTGCTGGTAGTAGGTATCATGATGGGTATGGAACGCACGGCCCAATCTAAAGAAGTCAACAAGTTGCTGGTCTACATTTGGCAAGTCACGGGAATTATTTTAGACATTATAATGTGTTTTACGGCCGCCTTAGTGACTGTTATTGACGCAATGCCACATCTTCCCATGAATCAGTATACTACAATACTGgttagttatttattgtactACGTTTTACGATTTGTGGGTTTCCTTCTATTCTCGCCCATCATAAGCAGACTCAGCTACGGAATAGACTTCAAAAGTGTGCTGGTATGTGTTTGGGGGGGTATCAAAGGACCTTACACTCTTGAACTTGTGGCACAACTGGTGACAGAAGGACTGATTAAGAATCTATCCACGGCCCAAATAATGTTCGTGCAAATAGTCGGTCTTTATTTACTTTCGGTTGTCATCAATGGGTCAATCACGCGGATTATGCTAAACATCTTGGGTCTCACAGATATATCTACGGCGAGACAGATCAACATGAGTAATTGTATGAGGCACATTTTTACCAAGAGGGAAAGAACAATAGCTATACTGAAAATGGACAG ATTTCTGGCTGACACAAACTGgccgatggtgatcgaggtgACAAACATGAGACATCCTTACAAGTTGGAATTGCAATCAGAGGAAGACGACAGTTTCTTTTTAGGGTATCGATTCGCACATTGTTCAGACTGTAAGAAAGATTTTCCTCAAGAACCCACACAGAAAGAAATGAAAGATATGACCAG AGAGGCAAAAATGAGAATTCTAAAAGCTAAGAAGATGTCTTATTCGAGACAATATGAAAACGGAATGATGTCCCAGGAGGCGATAAGAATTCTGAGTCAAGCAGTGGAACTCGCCATGGACACAGATGAAGCCGTTATCGAACTAGATGGTTTACAGAAGAGGTTTACCAAAGAG AGTTACATTAATCGATTAATACGAAATCGCTTTCAAGTTTTAAGCAAAAATAGAGTGTCCACTGTCAAAACTCCACGAAAATACTGGCGTCGATTGTGTCATCGGATAGTGCTAAACAAGAAATTCGATCGATTCATGCTTGTGATAATATTTTGCGATGTATTCCTTCTCATAATTGACATGGTTTTCCATCGATCATTACTATCGAGAAATATGCTACTCCATGGAAGCGGGGTAGACTACTTTTTTGTGATAACAGAATGTTTCTTTGTTACTTTTTATATAATAGAATGTGTGATGAAAATTATGGCATATTCTTGGATTCATATTTGGTACCACGGCGTACGGACTTATTTTAG ATCAGTGTGGAACATTATCGATGTCATAGTCATAATAACGACCTTGGTGGACATCTTTTATGACATTACCGACTTAGCTACAAAACGCCACAACTCGGCTGATGACACCGTCTACAAACTCCGTCAAACAGTTGATGGTTTGCAGTTACTCCGCGCCATCCGCCTCTTCCGCATCTGTGAAATATTCTACCCGAAACTCATCAGATATCTAGACACGAGGGTCGATTCGAAAATGGCTTTCACCTACGAACTAGGCAAAAGTTACGCCGCCGGAGAGGCTGAAATTCTGGATATGCTTCCTCACATGATTGACAATAAAGTGATCAGAGAGGAGGTGAAACAAAAGAGCGAGAAGGATAAAGTCCTCGTTACGAAACTGTTGGGTTTGGTGCAAAAAGAGAAGCCGTGGATTGCGATTACGGTCAAGACGAAGCAAGCGATTCGGACTATTCTTAATAGCATGAGAGAGGCAATTTATCAGCTTAGAATGGCGG GATGGGTCGACGACTACGAAGAGGAGAAGCTAACGAATGAATTAGAAGAATTGTATAAAACAGTCAACGGGATTAAGTCGGTGCAACCTAGTGCTCCGAAAGTGATTTTCAAGGAAGTGGCGTGGATGTCAGGGGATCAGCCTGTTATCGATTTTCTCTTcgaaaatgttacagtgaagAAGTTTGAACCTGGGGACGTGGTCTTCGGGGAGGGACAGGTTGCTGATGGAATCTACATTGTCGTCACAG GTCTTTTTATGATAACATACAAACCCGAAAAAAATGTCATAGACAGTCTACACGAATACGGACGATTGCCTATCGTCGACTATCTCTCTTGCACACAATACGAAGAACCGGTAGTGGATTACATAGTTTCTGGAAATTGCATAGGAGAGCTTAGTACGTTGACTGGAAGATCTTACAATTGCGTCATTACAGCAGATGCACACAGTCAGGTGTACGTATTGAAGGATGGAATAATAAGAAGAGCGATGGAATTAAGTCCCGACCCCATTGTAGG ACTCGAGTGCAGAATTTGGAAAGAAATCAGCATCAGGATTGCCATTTCGTTGCTAATGTCAGTCCCAACCTATCAAAATTTTTCTCAGGACCAAATCAAATACGCTCTGGAGAGATCTTTCATGCCCAACTTGtccaatttcaaaatttttgccgtTACCGACATGATACAAGATATCATACTTATAGAGGGCATCGCTGCTGACTATAATAGTAGAGAGAGCTTCATCGCTCCATGCTGTATTCCCAg AACCGTGCAAAAGCTGATCTTGCCGAAGAGCAGTTTAATGAATATTCCAATCGACGTGGATGCGAAATTGCTCATTATCCCTGAAAAAGACGTCGATGAGTACGATGTGATGATGCTCGCTGAGGAAACTTGCGAAATG